A region of the Polaribacter sp. L3A8 genome:
TCAGACATTTCAATCTTGCTTTCAATTAAGGTTTTAAACTCTGCAAATTCATTTTTATCACCTACTAAAACAGCACCAATTAGTAAATCATCTTTTACAATACACTTCTTATAATATCCTTTAGAAATATCTGTAAAAATAATTTCCTCGAAACTTGGATCGTTATCCGGAACAGAAATTTCTCCAATACTACACAAGTTTAAATCGCTAAATTTTAGAATATTCATTAATACAGAACCATTGTAAGCCTCACTAATATCGCCTGCAATAAAGTTGGCTAAAATACCTGCTTGTTCTTCTGCTGCAGAGGTAATACCAAATAACTTGTTTTTAAATTCTGCAATTTCTCCGATGGCAAAAATATCTGGATGAGAAGATTGTAAATGTTGATTCACTTTTACTCCTCTACCGCAAATAATACCATTATTTTTAGCAATTTCTATATTTGGTCTTGTACCAATTGCATAGACAATTGCATTGGCATTAATGTATTTTCCACTTTTTAGGTTGATGGTTAATTCACCAGTATCTTCATCATCAAAAACAGTACTTACTTCATTATCAAAATAAATTTGAATGCCTCTTTCTTGTACATTTAAGGATAATAATTTACTAGAAATTTTATCTAGTTGACGTTCCATTAATCGAGATGCACGCTGAATAATAGTGATTTTTACATTCTTATGCTTCATCGCTGCAGCCAACTCTAAACCTAACAAACCTCCACCAACAATTACAACATGTTGTTCTTCTGGCGGCAAACCTGTAGCATCTAAGTAATTCTTAAATCGATCTGCATCACTTTTATTACGCATAGTAAAACGACCTGGTAAATCTATTTGCACATCTTTAGGTATAAAAGGCCTACTTCCGGTTGCTAAAATCAACTTATCAAACGAATGCGTTTCTCCGTTAGAATCTGTAACAACTTTAGCATCTTTATCAATCTTTTCTATTATTGTTTCTGGGTGAATTTTAATATTCAATCCCTTTAATTCAGCATTTTTTATTTTCAATAATTGCTCCCAAGAAAGTTCTTCTGTAATATATTCTGGCAACAAAACACGGTTGTAAAACAAGTTTTTTTCCATAGAAAAAACATGAATCTCATCAACCTCATTATTATCTCTATAGTTTTGTAAAAAACGAAAAGCGGCAGCTCCTGCACCTGCAATGATAATTTTATCTTTCGGTTTTTTATATTTTGATACAGAAACCGATGTAAATTTAAAATCGGGTTCTTTAGAAACCGGATCTACATGTGTGTTGGTTAAATTATTAGCTCTATTTAAATTACTTTGCAACACTTTACCCCAATGCATTGGCAAGAAAACAACGCCTTCTTTAATTTCGTCGGTAATTTTTGCACGTACCCTTACAACTCCGTTAGTACTTTTTATCTCTGTAATATCTCCGTCTTTTATTTTGTTTAAATAAGCATCAACAGGGTTTATTTCTAAAACAGGTTTCGGATAATGTGTTTTTAATCTTGCTACTTTCCCCGTTTTGGTCATGGTATGCCACTGATCTCTAACACGACCCGTGGTTAAAATTAAAGGAAATTCATCATTTGTTTTTACCGATGTATTTTCTATGGTTGATGGAACATTAAAAATGGCTTTTTGAGAGGGTGTGTAAAATTTTTTATCTTCAAAAAGACGCGGTGTTCCTTTACTTCTATATTCATTTACTGGCCACTGAAAAGTACCTTCGTTTTTTAATCGATCATAATTTAAGAAAGAAACATCAATATTTGTTCCTTTGGTCATAGAAGCATATTCATCATAAATTTCTTCTGCACTGTTAAAATTAAAACCTCTAAAACCCATTCTTTGTGCAAAATCACAGAAAATTTCTACATCTGGTCTTGCTTCTCCTGGCGCTTCAATTTCTTTTGGTAAATAAGAAATTCTTCTTTCAGAATTCGTCATTGTACCTTCTTTTTCTAACCACGCTGCAGCTGGCAATACCAAATCTGCAAACTGTAAAGTATCTGATTTATGAGAAATTTCTTGTACTACCACAAACTTAGAATTTGCCATCGCCTTTTCTATTCTGTGCGAATTTGGCATACTTACTAACGGATTTGTACAAGCAATCCAAACTGCTTTTAACTTTCCGCTTTCTAAAGCATCAAACATTTCTGTTGCTGTTAATCCTGGTTTTGGCGATATTTTATCGACTCCCCAAAATTGAGCAACTTCTCTTCTATGTTCTTCGTTTCCTAAATCTTTATGAACCGCTAACAAGTTTGCCATTCCACCAACTTCTCGTCCGCCCATTGCATTTGGCTGACCCGTTAATGAAAAAGGACCTGCACCAGGTTTACCAACCTGACCAGTTATTAATGATAAGTTTAAAAGTGATGTGTTTTTGTCTGTACCAATTACACTTTGGTTTAAACCCATAGCCCACATACTGATAAAGCCTTTAGAAAGACCAATCATTTCCGCAGCTTTCTGAATTTCTTTTGCAGGAACTCCACAAATTTTAGACGCTTGTTTTAAAGTCGTTCCAAAAATAATTTCTTTATAACCATCAAAACCTTGTGTGTGGTTTTTAATAAAATCTTCATCAATTAAACCACTCTTGTACAAACACCTACCAATAGCATTGTATAAAACAACATCGGTTCCTGGTGTTAATTGCAAATGCAAATCTGCAAATTTTGCAGAATCTGTTTTACGTGGATCAATTACAATCACTTTTACCTTCGGATTTTCTTCTTTGCGTTTTTCAATTCGTCTAAACAAAATTGGATGACACCAAGCAGGATTTGCACCTGTTATTAAAAAAGTATCTGCTAATTCAATATCATCATACGAAATTGGCACACTATCTTCTCCGAATGTTTTTTTATAACCAACCACTGCAGAACTCATGCATAAACGCGAGTTGGTATCTATATTATTAGTTCCTAAAAAACCTTTTGTAAGTTTATTAGCAATGTAATATTCTTCTGTTAAACTTTGTCCGGAAACGTAAAATGCTACAGAATCTGGACCATGTTTTTTTATGATTGATTTAAAAACGTTGGCAGCTCTATCTAAAGCAGTATCCCAAGAAACACGCTCACGCGGATGCGAACGACTCCAACGCATTTCTGGATATAAAATTCTGTCTGAAGTATCATTAGCAACATAATGCAAATTCATCCCTTTAGAACATAACATTCCTTTATTAACAGGATGGTCTTTATCTCCTTCAACAAAAACCTTGTTGTTAATGTCTTTTTTTACGATAATTCCGCAACCTACTCCACAATAAGAACACGTTGTTTTAATTTCATTTTTAATCATTTAGACCAAGGTTTTATACAAAATACGACATTAAAATTTTACTAACCAAAATTCAATTTTTTTATTCTGAATACATTTTAAAAGAGAACTGAATTTTTAAA
Encoded here:
- a CDS encoding nitrate reductase, translated to MIKNEIKTTCSYCGVGCGIIVKKDINNKVFVEGDKDHPVNKGMLCSKGMNLHYVANDTSDRILYPEMRWSRSHPRERVSWDTALDRAANVFKSIIKKHGPDSVAFYVSGQSLTEEYYIANKLTKGFLGTNNIDTNSRLCMSSAVVGYKKTFGEDSVPISYDDIELADTFLITGANPAWCHPILFRRIEKRKEENPKVKVIVIDPRKTDSAKFADLHLQLTPGTDVVLYNAIGRCLYKSGLIDEDFIKNHTQGFDGYKEIIFGTTLKQASKICGVPAKEIQKAAEMIGLSKGFISMWAMGLNQSVIGTDKNTSLLNLSLITGQVGKPGAGPFSLTGQPNAMGGREVGGMANLLAVHKDLGNEEHRREVAQFWGVDKISPKPGLTATEMFDALESGKLKAVWIACTNPLVSMPNSHRIEKAMANSKFVVVQEISHKSDTLQFADLVLPAAAWLEKEGTMTNSERRISYLPKEIEAPGEARPDVEIFCDFAQRMGFRGFNFNSAEEIYDEYASMTKGTNIDVSFLNYDRLKNEGTFQWPVNEYRSKGTPRLFEDKKFYTPSQKAIFNVPSTIENTSVKTNDEFPLILTTGRVRDQWHTMTKTGKVARLKTHYPKPVLEINPVDAYLNKIKDGDITEIKSTNGVVRVRAKITDEIKEGVVFLPMHWGKVLQSNLNRANNLTNTHVDPVSKEPDFKFTSVSVSKYKKPKDKIIIAGAGAAAFRFLQNYRDNNEVDEIHVFSMEKNLFYNRVLLPEYITEELSWEQLLKIKNAELKGLNIKIHPETIIEKIDKDAKVVTDSNGETHSFDKLILATGSRPFIPKDVQIDLPGRFTMRNKSDADRFKNYLDATGLPPEEQHVVIVGGGLLGLELAAAMKHKNVKITIIQRASRLMERQLDKISSKLLSLNVQERGIQIYFDNEVSTVFDDEDTGELTINLKSGKYINANAIVYAIGTRPNIEIAKNNGIICGRGVKVNQHLQSSHPDIFAIGEIAEFKNKLFGITSAAEEQAGILANFIAGDISEAYNGSVLMNILKFSDLNLCSIGEISVPDNDPSFEEIIFTDISKGYYKKCIVKDDLLIGAVLVGDKNEFAEFKTLIESKIEMSDKRETLLRGASNDAPVLGKLVCSCSQVGEGNIEEAIAKGCSNFTELCNKTGAGLGCGSCKTEVREILNNAKVTV